Within Amycolatopsis sp. cg5, the genomic segment GTGCAGGCCGAGATCAACGCGGGCAAGGCGCACCCGTCGATCGCCGCGCTGCCGGATCTCGGCAGGCTCCGGCGCGAGCTTGCCGTGCAGCGTGGCGCCGTCGAGCTGCAGCTGCCCGAGCAGGAGATCAGTGGAGACGCCGACGGAGGCTGGGCGCTCGCGCGCCGTCCGCGCAACGACGTCGACGCGTGGAACGCCGAAATCTCGCTGCTCACCGGCATGGCCGCGGCGCAGATCATGATCGAAGCCCGTGTCGGTGTGCTCCGCACATTGCCCGCGCCCGAAGAGGAAGCCGTCGCGTGGCTCAGGCGGTCCGCGCACGCGCTGGGGATCGACTGGCCGGAACAGGCCAGCGTGTCCGTCTTCCTGTCGAAACTCGATCCCGGTGATCCGCGATCGATGGCGCTCTACGCCGACACGACGCGCCTGTTGCGCGGCGCCGGCTACACCGCGTTCGACGGCTCGCTGCCCGAATTGACCACACACGCCGGTATCGGCGGACCGTACGCACACGTCACCGCACCGATCCGGCGGCTGGTCGACCGATTCGGCACCGAAATCTGCCTGGCCGTCCAAGCGGACCGCCCGGTGCCGGACTGGGTGCGTGAGGCGCTGTCCGAGGTGCCGGAGCAGATGACGGCGTCCGACACGCTGGCCGCGCGCGTCGAACGGGCCTGCATCGACCAGGTCGAAGCGTGGGTGCTCGCCGAGCACATCGGCGGTGAGTTCCAGGCCGTCGTGCTGCGTGCGGAGGAGAACAAAGCCGAGATCCTCATCGAGGACCCGACGGTGATGGCCAAGTGCACGGGTGCGCGGCTGACCGTCGGCGAACGGATCGCGGTACGCCTGACCTCGGTGGACGTCGACAAGCGCAAGGTCGAGTTCGAGGCCGCATGATCGACGATCTCGGTGAGCCCGTGCCGCTGGACGGTCCCGCGGCGCGCGTCGTCTCGCTGGTGCCGTCGCTGACGGAGGCCGTCGAGGTGAGCGCGCCGGGCAGGCTCGTCGGTGTGACCGATTACTGCACCCATCCGTCCACTTTGGCCGTCGCGAGGGTCGGCGGTTCGAAGTACCCGAAGATCGACGACGTGCTCGCGCTGGCGCCGGACCTGGTGCTCGCGAACTCGGAGGAGAACCGGCCGGAAGACGTGGAACGGCTGCGCGCCAACGGCTTTCCGGTGTGGGTGATGGAGGCGGCGGCCACCGTGCCCGCCGCGCTCGGCTCGTTGCGCCGGATCCTGACCCAGGCGTTCGCGCTCGACGAACCCGACTGGCTGGTCGCGGCCGAAGAGGTGTGGCGGGAGACCCGGCCGATCCGCGCGCACGCGGTGATCCCGGTCTGGCGCAAACCGTGGATCGTGCTGGGCCGCGACACGTTCGGCGGCGATGTCCTGCGCAGGCTCGGCATCGGCAATGTGTACGAAGGGCACGCCGAGCGCTATCCGCGCCCGTCACTCGACGAGCTCAACGAACAAGGCGCCGATCTCGTCGTCCTGCCCGACGAGCCTTACGTCTTCACTCACACGGATGGTCCTGAGGCCTTCCCCGGCCTGCGGCCCGTGCTCGTGTCCGGCCGGTATCTGACCTGGTACGGGCCATCGCTCGTCGAAGCGCACGAGGAGCTTTCCCGCGCTTTCGGGTGACCTGGAGCACAGGCTTTGAACCGTCCTCGCGGGAGTCCCGTGTGGACGGCATGCAGAACAACCTGACCCGCAAGGTCCGCCTCAACGTCCAAAAGGCCGCGGCGTGGACCTTGGCGCGCTGCGGTGACCCCCTGCTGCAGGTTCTGTTGCGGGAACACGCCGAAGACCCGTACGCGGCCTACGAACGCATGCGTGCGAACGGGCCGATCTATCGCAGCCCCGCCGGCATCCACGCGGTCCTTTCGCATGAGCTGAGCACCGAATTGCTGAAGGACCCCCGCTTCGGAGTCCGCAAGGCCGACGGTGGGCTGACCGGCAAGAGCGACGTGAGCAGGTTCGCGCTGCACAACCTCGGAGATTCGCTGCTGCTCAAGGACGCGCCCGACCACGACCGGCTCCGCAAACTCATCGCGCCTTACTTCCGGCCCAAGCTGATGAAGGCCTACAGCGAGCGCGTCGAGCAGATCGCGAATCGACTGCTCGACGAAGCGGGCGACGACTTCGATCTGCTCGCCGACTTCGCGCAGCCGTTGCCGCTGCGCGTGATCGCCGACCTACTCGGCATCGACGACGACGCGCATGACGAGGTGGCACGCCTCCAAGCGCACGGCAACGTGATCGCGCTGGCGTGCGATGGAATCCGTTCGACCGCCCAGCTACGCGACTACGAAGCCGCCCGTGCCGAGCTGCACACCTTGCTCGGTGAGCTGCTGGATCGACGCGGTCAAGATCCGCGCGACGACATCATGACCGCGTTGGCCCGTGCGCGGGACGCGGGTGAGATCACCGCGCGGGAAGCCATCGTGAACGGTGAGACGCTGTTCCTCGCCGGGTTCGAGACGACCGCGAACCTGATCGGCAACGCGGTTGTCACCTTGTTGAACAACCACGATCAGTGGGAAATGCTGCTGGGCGACCGCGACCTGGTACCGAGCGCGATCGACGAGGTGCTCCGCTTCGAACCGTCGACCCATCTTTCGCTGCGGGTGGCCCACGAGGACGTCGAAATCGACGGGAAGCTGATCAAAAAGGACAGTGAGGTCGTCATCGTGCGCGCGGCGGCCAACCGTGACCCGCTGCTCTTCGAAAACCCGCACCGATTCGACATCACCCGTGAGCGAAAGGGCCATTTGACGTTCGCGGGCGGCGCGCACTACTGCCTCGGCGCGATGCTGGCGAAGCTGGAAGCCGAGGCCGCGCTCCGGGTGCTGCTGGAGCGCGCGCCTCGGCTTAGCTTGACCGGTGCCGTCCGCTGGCAGCGCCGGAGCAATCTCCGCGCGCTGGAGGCACTGGCGGTCCGGCTAGAGCGTCAGCCCGGTGAGCACGGTGACGCGCTCCTCGGTGAAGTCGGCCATCGCCGAGGCGGGGCCTTCGCGGCCGACACCGGAGTCCTTGACCCCGCCGTACGGCATCTGGTCGGCACGGAAGCTCGGGACGTCACCGACGAGCACCCCACCGACCTGCAACTTCGCGGAAACGTCGAACGCGGTTGGCAGGTCTCGCGTGAACACCCCCGCCTGCAGGCCGAAACGCGACGCGTTGATCAACCGCACGCCTTCGTCCACCGAGTCGATCCGGCTGAGCGAGACGACCGGCCCGAAGACCTCTTCGGCCATCACGTCCGCGTCCTCGGGCGCGCCCGCGAGCACGGTCGGCTCGACCGTCGCCCCGCTCCGCCCACCGCCGGTGAGCAGTTCGGCGCCGGCGTTCACCGCGGCGGCGACCCACGATTCGACGCGCTCGGCGGCGGCCGTGTTGACCAAGGGGCCCACATCGGTCGCGTCGGCGCGCGGGTCACCGGTACGCAGTGCCCGTACCTGTTCCAGCACGCGAGCTGACAACTCGTCGTAGACATCGGTGTGCGCGTAGACGCGCTGAACCGAAATGCACGACTGCCCGGCCTGGTACATCGCGAAGGTGGCGATCCGCTGGGCCGCGAACTCGAGGTCCGTCCAGTCGGGGCAGACCAGCACGGCCGCGTTGCCGCCGAGCTCGAGCGCGACGTGCTTGCGCGGCACGCTGTCGCGGATGCCCCAGCCGACGGGGACGCTGCCGGTGAACGAAACGACCGGCAGGCGCGGATCGGCGACGAGCTTCGCGGCCTCTTCGTTCCCGGTCGGCAGGATCGACCAGCTGCCGGCGGGCAGTCCCGCGTCGGCGAGGATCTCACCGAGCGCGAGCGCGGTCAGCGGGGTCGCGGGCGCGGGCTTGAGCACGATCGGCGCGCCGACCGCGATCGCCGGGGCGACCTTGTGCGCCACGAGGTTCAGCGGGAAGTTGAACGGGGTGATCCCGAGTACCGGGCCTTTCGGCACGCGGCGGATGAGCGCGAGCCGCCCGGTGCCACCCGCGTCGGTGTCGAGACGCTGCAGATCGCCGGAGAACCGGCGGGCCTCCTCGGCCGCCCAGCGGAACGTCGAGACCGCACGGCCGACCTCGCCGCGCGCCCACTTGAGCGGCTTGCCCGACTCGGCGGTGATGAGCTGCGCGAGCTCTTCGGCCCGCTCACCCAGCGCGCGGGACACGTGGTCCAAAGCGCTGGCGCGGACGTGCGCCGGCAGCGTCGCGAACTCGTGCTGGACGTCGTGCGCGGCCTGGACCGCGGTCTCGATGTCTGAAGCCGTCGGAACGTAGTGCGAACCGGCTTCGCTGCCGTCGAACGAGTGGCGGACGGTCGCGGTCCGCGTGCTCGTCACCGGCTTGCCGGCGACCCAGAAGGGGGTGCTCACTTGGACGACTCCTCGATGACTGCCTGCTCCAGGACCGAAAGACCCTCGTCGAGCAGCGCGTCGGACAGGGACAGCGGCGGCAGCAGCCGCACGATGTTGCCGTAGGTGCCGCAGGTCAGCACGACCACACCGGCGGCGTGGCAGGCCTTCGCGATGCGGCCGGTGAGCGCGGCGTCGGGCTCGGTGGTGCCTGGCTTGACGAACTCCGCGGCGAGCATCGCGCCGCGGCCCCGGACGTCGCCGATGACGCCGGTCTTCTCCGC encodes:
- a CDS encoding RNB domain-containing ribonuclease; this translates as MIRTHTAGGDFGRLRAEFVLPESFSPDVLAEAEAAVGDPIEPVEREDATGLPFVTIDPPGAKDLDQAIFLERTPTGFRVHYAIADLATFVRPGGPIDREARRRGQTLYLPDGNVPLHPPVLSEGAASLLPGETRPAVLWTIDTDASGLPTGTRVRRALVRSTAQFDYETVQAEINAGKAHPSIAALPDLGRLRRELAVQRGAVELQLPEQEISGDADGGWALARRPRNDVDAWNAEISLLTGMAAAQIMIEARVGVLRTLPAPEEEAVAWLRRSAHALGIDWPEQASVSVFLSKLDPGDPRSMALYADTTRLLRGAGYTAFDGSLPELTTHAGIGGPYAHVTAPIRRLVDRFGTEICLAVQADRPVPDWVREALSEVPEQMTASDTLAARVERACIDQVEAWVLAEHIGGEFQAVVLRAEENKAEILIEDPTVMAKCTGARLTVGERIAVRLTSVDVDKRKVEFEAA
- a CDS encoding helical backbone metal receptor; this translates as MIDDLGEPVPLDGPAARVVSLVPSLTEAVEVSAPGRLVGVTDYCTHPSTLAVARVGGSKYPKIDDVLALAPDLVLANSEENRPEDVERLRANGFPVWVMEAAATVPAALGSLRRILTQAFALDEPDWLVAAEEVWRETRPIRAHAVIPVWRKPWIVLGRDTFGGDVLRRLGIGNVYEGHAERYPRPSLDELNEQGADLVVLPDEPYVFTHTDGPEAFPGLRPVLVSGRYLTWYGPSLVEAHEELSRAFG
- a CDS encoding aldehyde dehydrogenase family protein, whose amino-acid sequence is MSTPFWVAGKPVTSTRTATVRHSFDGSEAGSHYVPTASDIETAVQAAHDVQHEFATLPAHVRASALDHVSRALGERAEELAQLITAESGKPLKWARGEVGRAVSTFRWAAEEARRFSGDLQRLDTDAGGTGRLALIRRVPKGPVLGITPFNFPLNLVAHKVAPAIAVGAPIVLKPAPATPLTALALGEILADAGLPAGSWSILPTGNEEAAKLVADPRLPVVSFTGSVPVGWGIRDSVPRKHVALELGGNAAVLVCPDWTDLEFAAQRIATFAMYQAGQSCISVQRVYAHTDVYDELSARVLEQVRALRTGDPRADATDVGPLVNTAAAERVESWVAAAVNAGAELLTGGGRSGATVEPTVLAGAPEDADVMAEEVFGPVVSLSRIDSVDEGVRLINASRFGLQAGVFTRDLPTAFDVSAKLQVGGVLVGDVPSFRADQMPYGGVKDSGVGREGPASAMADFTEERVTVLTGLTL